The Methylomusa anaerophila genome has a segment encoding these proteins:
- a CDS encoding SpoVG family protein: MSKTQAAPKAPQQDAQTAAEQPLPMKVDVKISSIRPEGNIRAIASVNLNDCFAIRNVKVMDSTKGLFVAMPSYKAGSGEYKDICFPVTKEFREQLNNVVIDAYHQALTQSQGQNQQKAEVSPFEQTPEQRSGMQMTGL; encoded by the coding sequence ATGAGTAAAACCCAGGCAGCACCCAAGGCTCCCCAGCAGGATGCACAGACCGCCGCGGAACAGCCCCTGCCCATGAAGGTAGATGTGAAAATCAGCTCCATCCGGCCGGAGGGCAATATCCGTGCTATCGCATCCGTCAATCTGAATGACTGCTTTGCCATCCGCAACGTGAAGGTGATGGACAGCACTAAGGGGCTGTTTGTAGCCATGCCCAGCTACAAGGCCGGAAGCGGTGAATACAAGGACATCTGCTTCCCGGTAACCAAGGAATTCCGGGAGCAGCTGAACAACGTCGTCATTGACGCTTACCATCAGGCTCTGACGCAGAGCCAGGGACAGAACCAGCAGAAGGCGGAAGTATCCCCTTTTGAACAAACGCCGGAGCAGCGCTCCGGCATGCAGATGACGGGACTATAG
- a CDS encoding DUF6133 family protein, translating into MKKFLNKIKRNLSNMAVNIRDHLTLKYLTAKTLLCSQRGEGFVDTAIKILMAVVIGALVLAGLYALFGETVLPTLKQRITDMFNYGK; encoded by the coding sequence ATGAAGAAATTCCTGAACAAGATCAAGAGAAACCTGTCCAACATGGCGGTCAATATCCGTGACCATCTGACTTTGAAGTATCTCACGGCAAAGACCCTGCTCTGCTCCCAGCGCGGGGAGGGATTTGTGGATACCGCCATAAAAATCCTAATGGCCGTTGTAATCGGCGCGCTTGTCCTCGCCGGGCTCTATGCCCTGTTCGGAGAAACGGTGCTTCCGACCCTGAAGCAGCGGATCACGGACATGTTCAATTATGGGAAGTAA
- a CDS encoding prepilin peptidase, which yields MGSNLPLLLQGGLFTALLFAASVCDARKQLIPDCICIGIALTGLLTFTPEKLLGLVTAVIFFGIALWLGGLDGGDIKYTAAVGLVLGLHKSMAGIILGFTAMLIFHAIYTLIQKAHRGDIRKSYPLAPFFSLGCLAAYFFF from the coding sequence ATGGGAAGTAACCTGCCGCTGCTGTTGCAGGGCGGACTTTTTACCGCTCTACTGTTCGCGGCTTCCGTGTGCGACGCTAGAAAGCAGCTCATACCGGATTGTATTTGTATTGGGATTGCCTTAACCGGGTTACTGACCTTTACGCCGGAAAAGCTGCTGGGACTCGTAACCGCCGTCATTTTTTTCGGCATTGCCCTCTGGCTTGGCGGTTTGGACGGCGGGGACATCAAGTACACCGCCGCGGTAGGGCTGGTGCTGGGCCTTCACAAAAGCATGGCGGGGATCATCCTTGGTTTTACCGCCATGCTGATATTTCATGCCATATATACCTTGATCCAAAAGGCGCACAGAGGGGATATACGAAAATCATATCCCCTCGCGCCTTTTTTCTCTCTCGGCTGCCTGGCAGCCTATTTCTTTTTTTAG
- the cpaB gene encoding Flp pilus assembly protein CpaB codes for MSFLKNRTVLGAICIVLSLIICFALTPLFNQSVSQKTTVVRVVKDIQNGEQISKDMVQAVEVGGYNLPENVMTKADSVIGKYTKADLSPGDYILAAKLSDSPASENAYLYDLNGSKQAISVTIKSFAEGLSGKLASGDIVSVIAPDYKKQGSTVIPTELTYVEVVGVTASSGYDTDQADTQTDKSTSSNNEKQLPATVTLLVSPEQAKILAELDSEGKLHLSLIYRGTKDGAQKFLAIQDKLLEALYPKPSQSQSGTSTTGNATSTSSAAGGTSTSSSAKAAAANTAAESQSTESGGR; via the coding sequence ATGAGCTTTTTGAAAAACCGCACGGTGCTGGGGGCTATCTGCATCGTGCTTTCCCTGATTATCTGTTTTGCGCTGACGCCTCTCTTTAACCAGAGTGTATCGCAGAAAACCACCGTAGTCCGGGTGGTCAAGGACATCCAAAACGGCGAACAAATCTCCAAGGATATGGTGCAGGCTGTGGAGGTAGGCGGCTACAACCTGCCCGAAAACGTCATGACGAAAGCCGATTCGGTGATCGGAAAGTATACCAAGGCAGATTTGTCGCCCGGCGATTACATCCTCGCCGCCAAACTGTCGGACAGCCCGGCTTCGGAAAACGCCTACCTGTATGATCTGAACGGAAGCAAACAGGCCATTTCCGTCACCATCAAGAGCTTCGCGGAGGGCTTATCCGGCAAGCTGGCCTCCGGAGATATTGTCAGCGTCATTGCCCCGGACTACAAAAAGCAGGGCTCCACGGTCATCCCCACCGAGCTGACCTATGTGGAGGTCGTCGGAGTGACCGCCAGTTCCGGCTATGACACCGATCAGGCCGATACACAAACGGATAAATCCACAAGTTCGAATAATGAAAAGCAGCTTCCCGCCACCGTAACCCTTCTTGTATCGCCGGAGCAGGCGAAAATCCTGGCGGAGCTGGACTCTGAGGGAAAGCTCCACCTGTCTCTGATATACCGAGGCACCAAGGATGGCGCCCAGAAATTCCTTGCCATTCAGGATAAACTGCTGGAAGCACTGTATCCGAAACCCTCGCAGAGCCAAAGCGGTACCTCCACAACAGGCAATGCCACATCGACAAGCAGCGCTGCGGGCGGCACATCAACCAGCAGCTCAGCCAAAGCCGCCGCAGCCAATACCGCTGCAGAATCGCAAAGCACGGAAAGCGGGGGACGCTGA
- a CDS encoding nucleotide-binding protein: MMNFMKGSLFSRNQLKPPQEDLEPDVQVLAVWGSPGSGKTTVSVRLAKYLADHKRNVALLLCDMTAPMLPCICPPADLECERSLGSILAATHITDTLIRQNCITLKKMGYLTIIGMMKGENMYTYPPYTPELAVELIDHLRDVAPYVIIDCGSYIAYDVLSAVALLEADSVLRLVNCDLKSVSYLSSQLPLLQEQKWDADKQYKAASNVKTNQAGEHIEQVLGNMAFKIPYSYELENLALAGNLLGELALKDSRGFRSEIAKIAKEVYGA, translated from the coding sequence ATGATGAATTTCATGAAAGGGAGTCTTTTCTCCCGAAACCAGCTGAAGCCGCCCCAGGAGGATTTGGAACCGGATGTTCAGGTTCTGGCCGTGTGGGGCAGTCCCGGCAGCGGCAAGACCACCGTCAGTGTGCGCCTTGCCAAGTATCTGGCCGATCATAAGCGCAACGTTGCGTTGCTTCTTTGCGATATGACGGCTCCGATGCTGCCATGTATTTGTCCGCCTGCCGACCTGGAATGCGAACGATCCCTGGGCAGTATTCTGGCGGCGACCCACATCACCGATACCCTCATCCGCCAGAACTGCATCACCCTCAAGAAGATGGGCTATCTGACCATCATCGGTATGATGAAGGGCGAGAATATGTATACATATCCGCCCTATACTCCGGAACTGGCGGTTGAACTCATTGACCACCTGCGGGATGTTGCCCCGTATGTCATCATCGACTGCGGCAGCTACATTGCCTATGATGTCCTCTCGGCGGTTGCGCTTCTGGAGGCAGATTCCGTCCTCCGGCTGGTGAACTGCGACCTTAAATCGGTCAGTTATCTGTCCAGCCAGCTCCCGTTGTTACAGGAACAGAAATGGGACGCGGATAAGCAATACAAGGCGGCATCCAACGTGAAAACCAATCAGGCCGGGGAGCACATCGAGCAGGTGCTGGGCAACATGGCGTTTAAAATCCCGTATTCCTATGAGCTGGAGAATCTGGCGCTGGCGGGAAACCTGCTTGGGGAGCTGGCGCTCAAGGACAGCCGTGGCTTCCGCTCGGAGATCGCCAAAATCGCAAAGGAGGTGTACGGCGCATGA
- a CDS encoding type II/IV secretion system ATPase subunit, with the protein MKKESGQPDILSAPNMTGNQNLFFSSGETVREFRSVLQDVQEYISSKYATLITDGGTEEVKAQVKRYITKYVQDYRLTVAGMTQTQLVDALYTEMAEFSFLTKYIFGTGIEEIDVNAWNDVEVQYSNGHTRKLDERFDSPAHAINVVRRMLHVSGMVLDNASPAILGHLSKNIRIAALKTPLVDEDVGVAASIRIVNPQSMQKADFIRGGTATEPMLDFLAECLRYGISVCVAGATSSGKTTLAGWLLTTIPDNKRIFTIENGSRELALIRQMDGKITNSVIHTLTRFSENEKQNIDQDILLDMALRFNPEIICVGEMRGPEAYAAQESARTGHTVLTTIHSNSCEATWRRMVTLCKRKYDMADNTLMDLVTEAFPIVVFAKQLENKQRRLMEVMECEILPDGTRNYRSLFQFQITENRVENGKFIINGNHRAVQGISPSLQKRFLENGMPQDTLNRVLSTGGAVA; encoded by the coding sequence ATGAAAAAAGAATCAGGACAGCCGGATATCTTATCTGCTCCAAACATGACGGGCAATCAGAACCTGTTCTTCTCCTCCGGGGAAACGGTCCGGGAGTTCCGCTCGGTGCTGCAGGATGTGCAGGAGTATATCTCCAGCAAATACGCGACGCTGATCACGGACGGAGGAACCGAGGAAGTAAAGGCGCAGGTCAAACGCTATATCACAAAGTATGTGCAGGATTACCGCCTAACTGTGGCCGGTATGACGCAGACGCAGCTGGTGGATGCCTTATACACGGAGATGGCGGAATTCTCGTTTTTAACCAAGTATATCTTCGGCACGGGTATTGAAGAAATTGACGTTAACGCCTGGAACGATGTAGAGGTGCAGTACAGCAATGGTCACACCAGAAAGCTGGACGAACGGTTTGACAGCCCCGCTCACGCAATCAATGTGGTTCGCCGTATGCTCCATGTGTCCGGTATGGTACTGGACAACGCAAGCCCCGCCATCCTGGGGCATCTAAGCAAGAACATCCGTATTGCGGCGTTAAAAACTCCACTGGTGGATGAGGACGTAGGCGTTGCCGCCAGTATCCGTATCGTAAACCCGCAGTCCATGCAAAAGGCTGACTTTATCCGGGGCGGCACCGCCACAGAACCCATGCTGGACTTTTTGGCGGAATGCCTGCGTTATGGGATATCCGTCTGCGTGGCTGGCGCAACCAGCTCCGGCAAGACCACGCTGGCCGGATGGCTCCTGACTACCATCCCCGATAACAAAAGAATATTTACCATTGAGAACGGCTCCCGTGAGCTGGCGCTGATCCGGCAGATGGACGGCAAGATCACAAACAGCGTCATCCATACTTTGACCCGGTTCAGTGAAAATGAAAAACAGAATATCGATCAGGACATCCTACTGGACATGGCTCTGCGCTTTAATCCTGAGATCATTTGTGTGGGTGAGATGCGCGGACCGGAAGCCTACGCCGCCCAGGAGTCAGCCAGAACCGGTCACACGGTGCTGACCACCATCCACTCCAACAGTTGTGAAGCCACCTGGCGTCGCATGGTCACCCTATGCAAGCGCAAGTATGATATGGCGGATAACACACTGATGGATCTGGTTACCGAGGCGTTCCCCATTGTGGTATTCGCCAAGCAGCTCGAAAACAAACAGCGTCGTCTCATGGAGGTTATGGAGTGTGAAATCCTTCCAGACGGTACAAGGAATTACCGCAGCCTCTTCCAGTTCCAGATCACCGAGAACCGCGTGGAAAACGGGAAGTTCATCATCAACGGGAACCACCGGGCGGTACAGGGGATTTCACCCAGCCTGCAGAAGCGCTTTCTGGAAAACGGGATGCCTCAGGACACCTTAAACCGCGTTCTTTCGACAGGAGGTGCAGTAGCTTGA